The region GGAACAGGGCTTCAAGACGCTGCTCAGCGGCCCGGCGCATCCGCCCTATGGCCAGTTCGTTCCGGCAGCCGGCCATCAGCTGGGTTTCAACGATCTGAAGGTCATCGAGGCGCATGAGTTCCTTCAGGCGATCTCGCAGCACCGGCCGGCCGTGCCGTCCTTCCGGGAGGCGCTTCATTTCGAAGCGGTCATTCACGCGATTGCCGAGGCCGCTTCCGGGCAGAAGCGGGTTTTCGTGAAGTAATCCCGGTCTTTGCACCCGGACGCCATCTGCCTATATGCTTGGCGAAGAAGGGCATGAATCACGAGCCCGGCGGGAAAGGACACTTCATGAATTCGGATGATACCGAGACCGACCTTGAGGATATTCTGCAGATCGACATCGTCTCCGATGTCGTATGTCCCTGGTGCATCGTCGGCTTCAAGCAGCTGGAAATGGCGATCGAGCAGACCGGCGTCTCGGCCGCGATCAAGTGGCATCCGTTCGAGCTCAACCCCGATATGTCCGAAGACGGCGAGAACCTGCGCGAGCATATCATGCGCAAATACGGCTCCACGGCGGAGCAGTCCCAGGCGGTGCGCGACCGGCTGACGGAACTGGCGGCGGGGCTCGGGTTTGATTTCCGCTTCTCCGACGACATGCGCATGGTGAACACGTTCAAGGCGCACCAGCTCATTCACTGGGCCGGACCGGAGGGCAAGGAACATCCGCTGGAACTGGCCCTGTTCGAAGCCTATTTCCGCGATGGCAAGGACCTGAACGAACCTGAAGTCCTTGCCGATATCGCCGCCGGCGTCGGGCTGGACCGGGACGAGGCCCTCAAGGTTCTGGAGGACGGGCGGTTCGCGGATGTTGTCCGGCAGGAGGAGGCCTTCTGGACCGGCAACGGCATTCAGGGCGTCCCCGCGGTCATCTTCGAGCGCCGCCACCTGATCAGCGGCGCCCAGGGTGCGGACAACTATTCCTCGATCATCAGGCAACTGGTGGGCGAAGACGCGGCCAGTATCAGCCGCCACTGATTGCACCCTCTCCGGCCGGGTGCAGGCTTGCATCCCTTGCCGGCAGGGGCGTCAAAGCTTCTCGAGCAGCACCCCGGCCGCCTCGATGCGGCCCGCCGGCGTTTCGGCCGGCTCCGCACCGTAGTTGGTCCAGATCCGCAGACCGTCGGTGTCCCGGCAGCGCACGCCGCCGGCAAGCTCGCGGGTCTCGATCCCGGCCAGGGCGCAAATCTCGCTGTAGATGCGCTTCAGTGCCGTCTCGTCGCCCCAGCCGCCGACATAGGTCAGTTTCTCGTGTCTGAAGACGGCCGGCTGACCATCTTCCAGTTCCACGGCGACATCGGCCGCGCCTTCCAGCTCTTCCCGGTAGCCGGTGAAATGACCGCCGCCCTTGAGCGGCATCGGCATGTCGAGGCCGAGCGTTTCGACGCGCGAGACCGTGACCTCCAGGCCGGGCATGTCCGGCGGCAGCGGCACGGGGATCACCATGTCGGCGTTGCGGGCGGCGGTGCGCGGGCCGAGCACCACGTGGGCCTGCGTTTGACCAAGGGCCTTCTTCAGGTCCTGCGGCATGTAGATCAAGCCCGGTGCGGAAACGATGCTGTAGCCGCCAAAGTCACGGGTCTCGCCGCGGAGGATGTCGACGGAAAGCCCGAGCTTGCGCAGCGCCTTGTAGGTGTCGAAGATGAGCTGAAAATAACTGAGGCCCTTACCGTGCGGCTGGGTCGTCCAGGCAAAGTCGGCGTCGTAGTCGAAAATCAGCGCGACCGGCGCCTGCGGTGCGGAAACATCCGGCGCGTCGCGCAACTCGTCGGCGACCTGGCGTGCCTCCAGAAGCGCCGGGGCATCGGCATTGTCCGAACGCAGCATGCCGGCATGCATCTGCTCCTGCGCGAAGGGAACCTGGCGCCAGCGGAAATAGCAGACCGCTTCAGCCCCATGGGCATAGGCCTCCCAGGCCCACAGGCGCATCATGCCGGGAAGCGGAGCCGGATTATACGGCGCCCAGTTGACCGGGCCGGGCTGCTGTTCCATCACCCACCAGCGGCCCCTGCCGACAGCGCGGTAAAGATCGTGGTGAAAGGCCTGGAAGTCCGGATCGCCCTGGCGGACGAAAGCGCGCTTGTGCTCCCGGTCGGCGCCGACCCTGTCCTCCAAAAAGCCAAGCGGGTAGCTGTCCCAAGTGGCGATGTCGAGATCGTCGCCGACCTTGAAATGGTCGAAGTCGGTGAACCTGCCCATATAGTTGTGGCTGGCCGGCGCATCCGAGTATTCGCGGATGATGTCCACCTGGCGCTTGTTGAAGCGTGCCACCTGATCGGAGGAAAACCTCCTGAAGGCAAGGGTGTGCGACGGGTTGGGCTCGGCGACTGTCAGGTTGGGCGGATCGATTTCCTCGAACGACGCATAGTCCATCGACCAGAAGATGTTGCCCCATGCGCGGTTCAGCGCCCCGATGGAGCCGTAGCGGTCCTGCAGCCAGACCCGGAACGCACGTGCGGCCGCATCCGAATAGGAGAGGATCGTCTTGTGGCAGCCGTATTCGTTGTCAGTCTGCCAGGCACCGACATGCGGGTTCTTGCCGTAGCGTTCGGCGAACAGCCGCACGATGCGGTCGCATTCCCGCCCGTAGCCTTCGTGCGAGAAACAATAGTGGCGGCGGGAGCCGAATTTGCGCGGCCGGCCGTGCGCATCGACGGCCAGCATGTCCGGATGCCTGTCGATCATCCAGCGCGGCGGGGTCGCGGTCGGCGTGCCCAGCACGACTTTCAGTCCGGCGCGGCCAAGGGTTTCGATCGCCCGGTCGAGCCATTCGAAATTCAGCTCGCCCGGGGAAGGCTCCAGCCGCGACCAGGCGAATTCGCCGATGCGGATCCAGGTGAGACCGGTTTCCGCCATGCGGCGGGCATCGGCCTCCCACATCTCTTCCGGCCAGTGTTCAGGATAGTAACAGGTGCCCAGGGTGCGTTTCATGGGGGTGCTCATTGCCGTCCGCTGTAATGTCAGATGATCGGGTTCTGCATGGCCAGGCGAGTGTCGCTAAAGCAGGACGCGGTGTTCGCTCTGGCCGCTGACGGAGGTCTCAGCAAAATAGGTCTTGCCCTGCTCTTCGCCGGAAACGTTCACCGCGGCAGTGGTGACGAACAGAGTTTTCAGGTCCGGGCCGCCGAAGGCGGGGCAGGAGGCCTGTTTGGCGGGAACAAGGACTTCTTCCACGAAGCTGCCATCCGGCGCATAGCGTGCAACACGGTTTGCGCCCCATTGCGCGTTCCACAGGTGGCCTTCGCTGTCGACGACGGCGCCGTCCGGGAAGAGGCCTTCCGATTTGAAGTCCTTGAACAGTTCCGGCTCTCCCGCGGGCCAGCCGTCGTCATCCAGGGCGACCTTGTGGAGCGTCTGTGCATCGGTGTCGGCAAAATAGGCGGTCGTGCCGTCGGGCGAGAAACAGATGGCATTGGTGATGGTGATGTCGGCGAACAGCCGGCGCAGTTCGCCCTTGTGGAAACGGTAGATCGACCCGGCATTGGGTTCCTTGGCGATCCCCATGGTGCCGATCCAGAACCCGCCCTTCGGATCGGCGCGGCCGTCATTGGAGCGGTTCAGCGGTCTGTCCGCCTCCAGATCGCAGAGTTTTTTCGAAGCTTCCGTTTCCAGGTTGAACAGGAACAGCTTGCTGGAGCTTGCAATCAGCAGCTCGGTCTTGCTGACCCAGCCGGCGGCGGAGACATATTCGTCGAACTGCCAGGACCTGGGCGTGCCGTTCTCACGGGTCAGCAGCTGCTTGCCCAGGATGTCGAACCAGAAAAGCTGCCGGCGTTCGGGATGCCAGAGAGGGCCTTCGCCCAGAGTGCACTGGCGCTCATCGAAAATCTTGCTCATGGAATTCACTCGCTTGCTGCAACGGCCGTGTCATAGGCGGCGACGATTTCTTGTGCGCGGGCCTTGATGTCCGCAACGGTAAATCCGGGTTTGAAGAGGGCTGTGCCGATACCGAAGCCGGTCGCGCCGGCTTCGAGCCAGTCCTTGAAATTGTCCGGTCCCGCGCCGCCGACCGCATAGGTCGCCGTGCCTTTCGGCAGGACGGCGAGCATGGCCCTGAGGCCCGCCGGGCCGATGAGCGAGGCGGGGAAGAACTTCAGGCCATTGGCGCCGCTCCGCAAGGCGGTGAAACATTCGCTCGGGGTCATGACGCCCGGGAAAGACGACATGCCTTCCGCCCTGGTGGTCTTGATGACATTCGGATTGCAGTCCGGAGAGACGATCAGCGTGCCGCCGGCCCCCTTGACCGCAAGCACCTGGCTCGGCTCCAGGACGGTCCCCGCCCCGATTTCGGCCTGGCTGGAATATGTCTTCGCCATCGCCTCGATGCTCTTGAGCGGTTCGGGCGAATTGAGCGGCACTTCGATGCGGGTGATCCCGGCCTCTATCAGGCATTCGGTGACCGGGAGCGCTTCGGCAGGGGTGAGGCCCCTCAGGATCGCGATGAGGTTCCGGTTCATGAGCGTGCCCCCGAATGGGAAGAAACTGAAAGGTGAGAATAGGCGAGCGCGAGGCCGCTCAGTGTAATAGTGTCCGCATCGAGGAGCCTGGCCTTGCAGCCGTGGCAGTCCAGCGCGGCCTGATAGGCCTTGGCGATCCTGTCGCTGCCCAGCAGACAGACTTCGGCGAAGTCGAACTCGTCCCTGACTGCGGCGAGCTCCGCTCCGATCAGCAATCCAGACAATCTGCCTGCGGCGGCCTGCGGCGAAAGCCCGGCAACGAGACCGGCCGCGCGGATGCCGAAAAGCTCCACCGCAAGCGCCTGGGGCGCTGCGGCCATTTCGGTAACGGCCTTCCTGAAGGCATCCTGATCGACATCGTCGGCGGACAAACCGTGGCGCAGCACGGAATGCTTGGCAAGGAGCGCGAAGGTCTCTCCGGTCATGCAGGTGCGGAAGCGCTCGACCCGGCCGCCGCGAAGCGCGACCCATTTCGTATGGGTGCCGGGCAGGCAGAGCGTGCCTGTATGGCCCGGGTTTTCAGCCAGAAACCCGGCGATCTGCGTTTCTTCTCCGCGCATGACGTCGGCGGGGTCGGATTGCATGATGCCCGGCAGGATGCGCACGTCCAGCCGCGGATCTTGCGCGTGAACCGCCGTGGCTTCGGCAATGCCCGGCGGTGCACAGGGCGCGCTTATGTAGGGTACTTCCAGCCAGCCCTGGCGCGCGCCCGCCATGCCGCAGATGATGATAGGGGTCGTGCCGTCGCTCTCAAGCAGGTCGCCGATCAGTTCCAGAAGCGCCGGTTCGAATTCGTCCCTTGAAAGCGCGCCCATGCCCTTGTCCGAGATGCGGTGGGCAACCGCATTGCCCGCCGGGTCGAGACCCCAGATGCGCAGGTTGCTCGTCCCCCAATCGACGGCGATCCAGGCGGCTTTTGCGTGTGAGCTCATCCGGTCACCGCGACCCCGCCGTCGACGACCAGGGCCTGGCCCGTCATCGCCCGGCTGGCTTTCGAGGCAAGGAAGAGAACCGGATCGACTATGTCGTCGGGCACAAGTTCCCTTTTGAGGCATTGGCGGTCGATATGGGCGGCGAGCGACTCCGGCGTCACCCAGAGCTCTTTCTGCCGCTCGGTGAGGATCCAGCCGGGGGCAATGGCGTTGACGCGGATGTTTTCCGGACCGAATTCCCGGGCAAGGCTGCGGGTCATGCCGTTGATGCCGGAATTGGCGGTCGTGTAGACGGAATACCCGGCCGCACCCATCATGTACGAGATCGACGAGAAATTGACGATCGACCCGCCGCCGGCCGCGCGCATTCCGGCGATCACCTGCTGGCAGGCAAAGTAATAGGCCTTCAGATTGATGCCGATGGACCACTCCCAGAAGGCCTCGTCGACTTCTTCCGCCTTGTGGCGCGTGTCGTTCGCGGCGTTGTTGACCAGCACCGTGATGGCGCCATGGGCCTCGGCAGCCTTTTCCATGGAGGCCTTGAGGGCGGCGATGTCCGTAATGTCGCAGGAGAGGAACAGCGGACGGCTGCCGTGCTTCTTCTCCATCTCGTCGCAGAAGGGGGCGGCGTCCGAGCGCTGAACAAAGGCGACCTTCGCCCCATGGCCCAGGAAGCCGTCGGTCAGTGCCGCGCCGATACCGGAGCCGCCGCCGGTGATGAAAACCGATGCGTCCTTGAGATCTGGAAAATTCGCGACCATGGATGTTTCCTTCGTGCGTTCAAAGAGACGTCTGGCGGGCAGGCGGAGGTTTTCAGCATAGGAACATTTGATGTTCTTCCACAATAGTTCCATTATTTGGAACATTGTTTTGCATGTTGATACTTTGCTGCGATCCGCGTTAGGTTGTCAACAGGGGCGGGAGAAGAAACCCGGGCGACTGGAGAAGATGATGAGCAGACAAGCGGGCATCGGGACGGTCGGCAAGGCGCTGGAGGTGCTCGACAGGGTTGCCGCAGTCGGACGGCCGGTGCGGTTCTCCGAACTGCTGGCGAAGAGCTCTCATCCCAAGGCAACGCTTTACCGCCTGCTGCAGACCCTGGTGAGCCAGGGCATGCTGGTCTATGACGATCAGCGCCAGACCTATTCGCTCGGCATCCGCCTTGTCAGGCTGGCTCACGCCGCCTGGCGGCAGAGCTCGATCGCGCCGATCGCCCGGCCTTTCGTGAAGGCGCTGGCCGAAACGGTCGGCGAAACCGTTCACCTTGCGCAGTTGGACAGCGGGCAGGTGCTCTATGTCGAAAAGCGCAATGCCGCCGACCCGATCGATATGTTTTCCCAGGCCGGCAAGGTCGGTCCCGCCTATTGCACCGGCGTGGGGAAGGCGCTGATGGCGTTTCTGGGGGCTGCCGAGCTCGATGACGTTCTCAAGAAGCAGTCTTTCTACCGCTTTACGCCGGCAACGCTGACCAGCGAAGAGGCGTTGCGGGCTGATCTTGCAAGGATCAGAGAGGACGGCATTGCCTTCGACCGGGAAGAACACGAACCCGGCATCATCTGCATCGCCGCGCCGATCCTGTCCTCGAAGGGCCGGCCTGTCGGAGCCCTTTCGGTCACCACGTCCACGCGCCGGAAGAGCGTCGAGGACTTGACGGAACTGCGCCCGGCGCTTCTGGGTACGGCCGCCAGGATCGCGGCCGCCGTCGAAGACTGGCAGTTTCCAGCCTGATCACTTTCCAGGCGGCCGTCGTCACGGCTTGCGCGGGACGCGACGCGGAGCGGTGTGGGGCCGGGCACGATGGCCGGCCGGTGTCCATCGTTGCATGCGGCTCGGCACACTTTGTCATCACAAGGCACGAGATCACGACAAGATCCCGATAATCCCGCGCGCCCGACGCGGGTGCGAGCAGTCGGGGCAGGTCTCGGGCGCCTGCGTACGCGTCCATCCCGCATGGTGAACGCAGGATCTCTTGTTGACATGAATACTGATTCAGGTTTCATATACAGCTCAGCGTCAGGCAGATTGATGGTTCGCGCAGGCTGTGGGAGCGGCCTGAAACGGCGCGCCGGGCCTTGCGCTCATTGGGAGGACTATTCATGACGAAACGCGCTTTGCGCTGGGCCCTGCCGCTTATGGCAAGCATTGGCCTGGCGGCGGCCGGCACTTCGAGTGCCCTGGCCGAGGATATCAAGATCGCCCATGTCTACGGCAAAACCGGTGCCTTGGAAGCTTATGCCAAGCAATCGCATACCGGGCTGATGATGGGGCTGGAATACGCCACGGACGGGACGATGGAAATCGACGGCCGCAAAATCACGGTCATCGAGAAAGACACGCAGCTGAAGCCGGATGTCGGCAAGGCGGCGCTGGCGGAAGCCTATGGGGATGATGAGGTCGACATCGCGGTCGGTCCGGTTTCCTCCGGGGTTGCGCTCGCCATGCTGCCCGTTGCCGAGGAATATGAAAAGATCCTGATCGTGGAGCCGGCAGTGGCGGATCTCGATTACCGGCGAAAACTGGAACCGCTACATCTTCCGCACCGCGCGCAACTCCTCCCAGGATGCCATTTCCAACGCGGTCGCGCTTGGCCAGGAAGGCGTCTCCATTGCCACGCTGGCCCAGGATTACGCTTTCGGCCGCGACGGGGTCGCCGCCTTCAAGGAAGCCCTGGAGGGCACTGGCGCTGAGCTGGTCTTCGAGGAATACGCGCCGACCGACACCCAGGATTTCACCGCCAACGCACAGCGCATCTTCGATGCCCTGAAGGACGCGCCGGGCCGCAAGTTCCTGTTCGTGATCTGGGCCGGCGGCGGCAATCCGATCAGCAAGATCAATGCCATGGAGCCGGAGCGCTTCGGCATCGAGATCGCGACCGGCGGCAACATCCTGGCGGCCATGAAGGCCTACAAGGATCTGCCCGGCATGGAAGGGGCGACCTATTACTACTACGAGATCCCGAAGAATCCGGTGAACGACTGGCTGGTTGCCGAACACCAGAAGCGTTTCGATGCCCCGCCCGATTTCTTCACCGCGGGCGGCATGTCGGCCGGCATTGCCATCGTCGAGGCGATCCGCAAGGCGGGCTCGACGGACACCGAGGATCTTATCGCCGCGATGGAAGGCATGGAATTCGAGACGCCGAAGGGCAAGATGGTGTTCCGCGCAGAGGACCATCAGGCGCTGCAATCCATGTATCACTTCAAGATCAAGGTCGATCCGGATGTCGAATGGGGTATTCCGGAGCTGGTGCGCGAGCTCAAGATCGAGGACATGAACATCCCGATCCGCAACAAGTGATACCTTTGCGGCACGCGGCGGTCCGACCTGCTCGCCGCGCGGCCCGCAAGGCCGTCTCCCGACCGGTCGGTCCGATGTCGGTCCGGCCGGGCCCTCCTTCGCCTTGAACTCTCATTGAAGCCTGAGGATTTGCCGTGGCCAGGGAACACGCCATTCTGGAAACCAGGGACCTGACCATCCGCTTCGGCGGCCATGTGGCGGTGGACCGGGTTTCCTGCAGTTTTGACCGGGGGAGCCTCACCGCGATCGTCGGGCCGAACGGCGCGGGGAAAACCACCTATTTCAATCTGATCTCCGGCCAGTTGACGGCGACCAGCGGCACGGTGTTGCTGAACGGCGAGGCGATCACCCGGATGTCCGTGCCGGAGCGCACCGACCGCGGTATCGGACGGGCCTTCCAGCTCACCAACCTGTTTCCCAGCTTGAGCGTGCGCGAGAATGTCCGGCTCGTGGTTCAGGCGAAGGCGCGCAAGGGGTTCGATCTCTTCTCCATCGCCGAGAGCCATGTGGAGCTTGTGGAGCGGGCCAACCACGTGCTTTCGGAAGTCCGCCTGCTGGAACATGCCGACAGGATCGTCTCCTCATTGTCGCATGGCGACCAGCGCAAGCTGGAAGTGGCGCTGCTGATCGCCATGGGCCCCCAGGTTCTGATGTTCGACGAACCGACGGCGGGCATGAGCGTCGATGAAGTGCCCGTCATCCTCGAACTCATCCAGAAGCTGAAGAGCGACATGGATCGCACGATCCTGCTCGTGGAGCACAAGATGGACGTGATCCGCAGCCTTGCGGACCGGATCATCGTTCTCCACAACGGCGAACTGGTTGCCGATGGCGATCCGGCGGACGTGATCGCGCTGCCGATCGTGCAGGAAGCCTATCTCGGCAAGGCACCGGAAAGCTCGGGGGAGGCGGCATAATGGCTTCGACACTGCTTTCCCTCTATGGCGTTCACACCCATATCGGCCCCTACCATATTCTCCAGGGCGTGGATCTGATCGTGCCCGAGGGCGGGGTGACCGTGCTGCTCGGCCGCAATGGCGCGGGCAAGACCACCACATTGCGCACGATCATGGGGCTGTGGACCGCCAGCCGGGGCGAGATCCAGTTTGACGATCATGCCATCACCAGCCTGGCGACACCCGAGATCTCCCGGCGCGGCATTGCCTTCGTGCCGGAAGACATGGGGATCTTCACCGATCTGACCGTTGCGGAGAATATGCTTCTTGCGGCGGCGAACGGCCCGATGGATGCAAAGCGCCTTGCCTGGATCAAGGAGCTGTTTCCGCCCATCGGCACCTTCTGGAATTCCTCCGCCGGCACGCTTTCCGGGGGACAGAAGCAGATGCTGTCCGTCGCCCGGGCGATCATCGAGCCGCGCCGGCTGATCCTGATCGACGAGCCGACCAAGGGTCTGGCGCCGGCGGTCATCAAGGCGATGAGCGATGCCTTGCGGGAGTTGAAGGAAACCGACACGACCATCCTGCTGGTGGAACAGAATTTCGCCATGGCCTCCAGCATCGGCGACACCGTCGCCGTGATGGACGACGGCCGTATCATTCATTCCGGATCCATGCAGGAACTGGCTGCGGACGCCGCCTTGCAGGAAAAACTGATGGGCCTGAGCCTGGAGGCGCACCAATGAACGGGACAGCAATCAAACCGCGGATCGAGAGGATCCCGCTGAAGGAGCAGTTTTTCCAGAAGCTGCCGGTCCTGCTCGTGCCCTTGCTTGCGGTCGTCGGGCTTGTCGCGATCGGCGATCCGGCCAGCTGGCTGACGCTGACGGTCGCGGGGCTGGCGATGGGCATGATGGTCTTCATCATGGCTTCGGGCCTCACCGTGGTTTTCGGACTGATGGACGTGATCAATTTCGGCCACGGCGCCTTCGTGGCGGTCGGTGCCTTTGTCGGCTTCACGGTGCTGGCCTGGCTGGCGGGCTGGACGGCGTCTCCCAGCGTGATGCTGAACCTTGCGGCGGTGCTGATCGCCATTCTGGCGGCCATGGTCGTCACCGGCCTGCTCGGGATCGCCTTCGAGCGGGTGATCGTGATGCCCGTCTATGGCGAGCATCTGAAACAGATCCTGGTGACCATGGGCGGGCTGATCGTCGCCCAGCAGATGATCTATGTGGTCTGGGGGCCGGATGAACTGCACCTTTCCCGGCCGGAGGCCTTTCAGGGCGCGTTGGTGATCGGCGAGGCGGCCATCGAGAAATACCGTCTCGTGGCGGTCGGCGTCGGGCTCGCGCTGTTCCTGGCCATGCGCCACGTTCTCAAGTACACCAAGGTCGGGCTTCTCGTCCGGGCCGGCGTCGAGAACGGCGAGATGGTCGAGGCGCTCGGCTATCGTATCCGCCGCCTGTTCCTCATCGTGTTCATGACCGGTTCGGCGCTTGCCGGTCTCGGCGGGGTCATGTGGGGGCTCTATCAGGAGACGATCACGGCGCATATGGGCTCGGACATCATGGTGCCGGTCTTCATCGTGGTCATTATCGGCGGGCTCGGCTCGGTCGAGGGCTGTTTCATCGGCGCGATGCTGGTCGGCCTGCTGGCCAATTACACCGCATTCCTTGCTCCGAAGGTCGCCCTTGTCTCGACCATCGCGCTGATGGTGGTCATCCTGATGTGGCGTCCGCAGGGGCTCTACCCGGTCGTCAAGGCGAAGTGAGGACGCGGACATGCTCACCAGACTTCTTTCCGGCGACACGCCGCGCAGCAGCCTCCTGACGGCGCTCCTGCTGATCATCCTGATCTCGCTCGCCTTCGCGCCGTTTCTCTTTCCCGGCACCAAGTCGGTGGAAACTGCGGCGCGCATCTGCATCTTCATCGTGCTGGTGGCGAGTTATGATCTCCTGCTCGGCTACACAGGCATCGTTTCCTTCGCGCATACGATGTTCTTTGGCATCGGCGCCTACGGCACGGCCCTCGCCCTGTCGACGACGGGCCCGGGATACGGGGCGCTGATCTGGGGAATGGCGGCAGGGGCCGGCGTGGCGGCGCTCTTCGCGCTTGCCATCGGGCTGTTTTCCCTGCGCGTCAAGGCGATCTTCTTCGCAATGGTGACGCTGGCGGTTGCCAGCGCCTTTGCGGTCCTCGTGTCGCAGCTCTCCTGGCTGACCGGCGGCGAGGACGGGCTCAACTACAAGATCCCGCGCGAGCTGACGCCGGCCTTCAAGCTGATCGACGAAAAGATCTTCGACGTGCGCATCAACGGCAAGCTGCTCGCCTATTACCTGGTGTTCTTCGTCTCGGTGATGCTGTTTCTGGTGATGCTCCGGATCGTCAATTCGCCCTTCGGCCGCACGCTCAAGGCGGTGCGTGACAATGCGTTCCGGGCCGAGGCGATCGGCTACCGCGTCGTCTGGTACCGGACGACAGCTACCGTGCTTTCCGCCGTCATGGCGGCGCTTGCAGGCTCGCTGCTGGCGATCTGGCTGCGCTACACCGGTCCGGCGACGACGCTTTCCCTGGAGATCATGATCGACATCCTGCTGATGGTCGTGATCGGTGGCATGGGCACGCTCTACGGAGCCGTCCTCGGGGCGACCCTGTTCATTCTGGCGCAGACCTATCTGCAGGACCTGATGGGCGCCGCGTCCGAAGCGACCAGCGCGGTTCCGCTCGTCTCGATGCTTGTGGCGCCGGAACGCTGGCTGCTCTGGCTGGGCATTCTGTTCATCCTGTCGGTCTACTTCTTCCCCACCGGAATTGTCGGGCGGCTCAGGGCAGGACGCGGGTGAGCGGTCAATTGCTTCATATCCGGGAGGAGGGCGCGGGGCGCCCGCTGGTGATGATCCACGGCTGGTCCTGTCCCGGCCAGTTCTTTCAGGGCCAGATGGACGCGTTGAAAT is a window of Roseibium salinum DNA encoding:
- a CDS encoding DsbA family oxidoreductase, with product MNSDDTETDLEDILQIDIVSDVVCPWCIVGFKQLEMAIEQTGVSAAIKWHPFELNPDMSEDGENLREHIMRKYGSTAEQSQAVRDRLTELAAGLGFDFRFSDDMRMVNTFKAHQLIHWAGPEGKEHPLELALFEAYFRDGKDLNEPEVLADIAAGVGLDRDEALKVLEDGRFADVVRQEEAFWTGNGIQGVPAVIFERRHLISGAQGADNYSSIIRQLVGEDAASISRH
- a CDS encoding SMP-30/gluconolactonase/LRE family protein, which gives rise to MSKIFDERQCTLGEGPLWHPERRQLFWFDILGKQLLTRENGTPRSWQFDEYVSAAGWVSKTELLIASSSKLFLFNLETEASKKLCDLEADRPLNRSNDGRADPKGGFWIGTMGIAKEPNAGSIYRFHKGELRRLFADITITNAICFSPDGTTAYFADTDAQTLHKVALDDDGWPAGEPELFKDFKSEGLFPDGAVVDSEGHLWNAQWGANRVARYAPDGSFVEEVLVPAKQASCPAFGGPDLKTLFVTTAAVNVSGEEQGKTYFAETSVSGQSEHRVLL
- a CDS encoding ABC transporter ATP-binding protein; this translates as MAREHAILETRDLTIRFGGHVAVDRVSCSFDRGSLTAIVGPNGAGKTTYFNLISGQLTATSGTVLLNGEAITRMSVPERTDRGIGRAFQLTNLFPSLSVRENVRLVVQAKARKGFDLFSIAESHVELVERANHVLSEVRLLEHADRIVSSLSHGDQRKLEVALLIAMGPQVLMFDEPTAGMSVDEVPVILELIQKLKSDMDRTILLVEHKMDVIRSLADRIIVLHNGELVADGDPADVIALPIVQEAYLGKAPESSGEAA
- a CDS encoding ABC transporter ATP-binding protein; its protein translation is MASTLLSLYGVHTHIGPYHILQGVDLIVPEGGVTVLLGRNGAGKTTTLRTIMGLWTASRGEIQFDDHAITSLATPEISRRGIAFVPEDMGIFTDLTVAENMLLAAANGPMDAKRLAWIKELFPPIGTFWNSSAGTLSGGQKQMLSVARAIIEPRRLILIDEPTKGLAPAVIKAMSDALRELKETDTTILLVEQNFAMASSIGDTVAVMDDGRIIHSGSMQELAADAALQEKLMGLSLEAHQ
- a CDS encoding beta-galactosidase — translated: MKRTLGTCYYPEHWPEEMWEADARRMAETGLTWIRIGEFAWSRLEPSPGELNFEWLDRAIETLGRAGLKVVLGTPTATPPRWMIDRHPDMLAVDAHGRPRKFGSRRHYCFSHEGYGRECDRIVRLFAERYGKNPHVGAWQTDNEYGCHKTILSYSDAAARAFRVWLQDRYGSIGALNRAWGNIFWSMDYASFEEIDPPNLTVAEPNPSHTLAFRRFSSDQVARFNKRQVDIIREYSDAPASHNYMGRFTDFDHFKVGDDLDIATWDSYPLGFLEDRVGADREHKRAFVRQGDPDFQAFHHDLYRAVGRGRWWVMEQQPGPVNWAPYNPAPLPGMMRLWAWEAYAHGAEAVCYFRWRQVPFAQEQMHAGMLRSDNADAPALLEARQVADELRDAPDVSAPQAPVALIFDYDADFAWTTQPHGKGLSYFQLIFDTYKALRKLGLSVDILRGETRDFGGYSIVSAPGLIYMPQDLKKALGQTQAHVVLGPRTAARNADMVIPVPLPPDMPGLEVTVSRVETLGLDMPMPLKGGGHFTGYREELEGAADVAVELEDGQPAVFRHEKLTYVGGWGDETALKRIYSEICALAGIETRELAGGVRCRDTDGLRIWTNYGAEPAETPAGRIEAAGVLLEKL
- a CDS encoding 2-dehydro-3-deoxy-6-phosphogalactonate aldolase — encoded protein: MNRNLIAILRGLTPAEALPVTECLIEAGITRIEVPLNSPEPLKSIEAMAKTYSSQAEIGAGTVLEPSQVLAVKGAGGTLIVSPDCNPNVIKTTRAEGMSSFPGVMTPSECFTALRSGANGLKFFPASLIGPAGLRAMLAVLPKGTATYAVGGAGPDNFKDWLEAGATGFGIGTALFKPGFTVADIKARAQEIVAAYDTAVAASE
- a CDS encoding IclR family transcriptional regulator; the encoded protein is MSRQAGIGTVGKALEVLDRVAAVGRPVRFSELLAKSSHPKATLYRLLQTLVSQGMLVYDDQRQTYSLGIRLVRLAHAAWRQSSIAPIARPFVKALAETVGETVHLAQLDSGQVLYVEKRNAADPIDMFSQAGKVGPAYCTGVGKALMAFLGAAELDDVLKKQSFYRFTPATLTSEEALRADLARIREDGIAFDREEHEPGIICIAAPILSSKGRPVGALSVTTSTRRKSVEDLTELRPALLGTAARIAAAVEDWQFPA
- a CDS encoding 2-dehydro-3-deoxygalactonokinase; the encoded protein is MSSHAKAAWIAVDWGTSNLRIWGLDPAGNAVAHRISDKGMGALSRDEFEPALLELIGDLLESDGTTPIIICGMAGARQGWLEVPYISAPCAPPGIAEATAVHAQDPRLDVRILPGIMQSDPADVMRGEETQIAGFLAENPGHTGTLCLPGTHTKWVALRGGRVERFRTCMTGETFALLAKHSVLRHGLSADDVDQDAFRKAVTEMAAAPQALAVELFGIRAAGLVAGLSPQAAAGRLSGLLIGAELAAVRDEFDFAEVCLLGSDRIAKAYQAALDCHGCKARLLDADTITLSGLALAYSHLSVSSHSGARS
- a CDS encoding SDR family NAD(P)-dependent oxidoreductase, with protein sequence MVANFPDLKDASVFITGGGSGIGAALTDGFLGHGAKVAFVQRSDAAPFCDEMEKKHGSRPLFLSCDITDIAALKASMEKAAEAHGAITVLVNNAANDTRHKAEEVDEAFWEWSIGINLKAYYFACQQVIAGMRAAGGGSIVNFSSISYMMGAAGYSVYTTANSGINGMTRSLAREFGPENIRVNAIAPGWILTERQKELWVTPESLAAHIDRQCLKRELVPDDIVDPVLFLASKASRAMTGQALVVDGGVAVTG